The genomic stretch GCGCCGCTCTCGACACCGCCGCCCGGCACGCCACCGCCGGCAGTGTCGCCGCTGTGGGCGCTCGGGGGCCCGAAGCGCAGCACCGTGCCCACCGGCAACCCGAGCAGATCGATCCCCCGCGTCGTCACGTTCTCACCCAGGTTGCCCGGGCGTACCTCGTAACCCTTGGTCGCGACCTCGTCGAACAGCTCCTCGTGGATCAGGTGGACCTGCCGCAGATTGGGCTGGGCCGGATCGACCCGCACGCGTGACCGGTGCCGCACGTGCACCCCGGAGTGCGAGTCACCCTCAATGCCCAGGCCCGCCACCAGCACGATCTGGTCGTGGACCGGCTTGGTGAACGAATACTGCTCGTTGCGGCTGACCGACGTCACCGAACCCTGCGAAGTCTGCATGCCCGGAAGTCTCACCGGCGCCACTCCCCCGTATCGACCGAATTTCCCACCGCGGCGTCGTCACTCGGGCGGGGCCAGGAACAACGCGGACAGCTTGGGGAGGCGGCGCTGTATCTCCTCCTCGTTGTCGAAATCCCACAGCTCGGCCGCCTCGGGCCGGGTCACCGGGCGCTCGCCCTCGGGCATCGGCGACCCGGTGGCCCGCGCGTAGGCCTCGGCCGCGATCGACAGCACCTCTTCGGCCTCGAAGACGGCGCCGGTCTCGGCCGCGGCCCGCACGACCGGCACGTCGGCCAGCGAGTCGGGTGATTTCACCGAGCGGGCCACCGCGTCGCGCCCGTGGGCGATCAGCCAGCCGCGGAAGCTGTCGAAGCCTTCCTCACCGCAGCCACCGTTGATCAGATAGGCCGCGGCCCACAGATCCTGCGTGCCGGAGGCCACCATGACCTTGTCGAGATGCCGCCCCCAGGCCACGATCTCGTCCGGATCGCGGGTGGCCAGGTCGGCCGCGGCGCGTTCGGCCACATCGGCGGGTGAGGCAGGCCGGTCGGCGGTCGCGCGGCTGATGACCGCCCAGAAGTCGTCGGTTCTCATGGCGACGATCCTGCCAGTGGGGTGCGACAAAACCCGGAAGGGCAGGATGGGGGCGTGCGGTCCATCTCGCTTCCCGACGTGCCGTACGGCGCCACCGCCGTACGCCCGGATTGGTCGGATTTGCCGGAGGGCGTGCGCCGAGCCGTCTCGTCCCGCCTGGGCGCGCCGGTGGTGGAGGCACGCAGCGCCGGCGGCGGCTTCACCCGGGCCTTCGCGGCGCTCGTCACCACGTCGTCCGGTTTGACCGGTTTCGTCAAGGCGGCGCCGCTGCCCGACCCGACCTCGGACTGGTACGCCCGGGAGGCGTACATCACGTCCCGTCTGCCGCCCGAGGTGGCCGCGCCCCGGCCGCTCTGGACGATGGTCGAATCGGACTACTTCGTCCTCTGCCTGGAACCGGTCAACGGGCACGTGCCCGCGTTGCCGTGGTCGCCGCCGGAGCTGGATGCGGCCCTGGAAGCCTGGTCGTCCGCGGCGCAGGCCCTGGCCACCCCCAGCCGTGAGCTGCTCGAGGCCGGGGTGCCCGCGCTCCCCGACATCCTGCGCCGCGAGTTCTCCTGGTGGAGCGAGATCGCCGCCGGCCGCGAGCCGATGCCCCGCACGGCCCACGGCACCGTCGCCCCGACCCGCCTGGCCCACCTCGCCCGGCTCGAGCAGCAGCTGCCCGAGCTGGTCGCCGGGGAGGCGCTCATGCACGGCGACCTTCGGGTGGACAACGTCCTGATCGACCGGTCGGGGCGGGCCCGCCTCTGCGACTGGACCTGGCCGGCCCGCGGCGCCGCGTGGTTCGACACGGTGACGCTGCTGGTCACCGCGTTTGCGAGCGGGCTCGACGCGGACGCGTACCTGGACGGCTGGAACGCCCCGGCCGAGGGCGTCGACGGGGCGCTCGCCGCGATGGCCGGGTATTGGCTGGTACGCGCGGACGGCGGGCCCAGCAGCGCGTCGCCGCACAGCCGGCAGCATCAGCGGTTCAGCGGGGAACAGGCGCTGGCGTGGCTGGCCGACCGGCGCGGGTGGTGACTCGGGCCGTTTTGGCGGGCCCGGGGGCGTGCTGGTAGTCTGGTTCATCGCGTGTGGTGAGGACCTTTCCGGTGAGAGCCGGCGTGGTGACCATCCCACTGAGACCATTTTCCGAACACCTAGTCAGGACAAGGCTGTCGCGTGGCGAACATCAAGTCCCAGATCAAGCGCAACCGGCAGAACGAGAAGGCCCGGCTGCGCAACAAGTCGGTCAAGTCGTCGCTGAAGACCGTGATTCGCAAGCTCAACGAGGCGAGCGAGGCCGGCGACGTGCAGACCGCGACGACGCTGCTGCGTGACGCCTCTCGTCAGCTGGACAAGGCCGCGAGCAAGGGCGTCATCCACAAGAACCAGGCGGCGAACCGCAAGTCGGCCATCGCCAAGCGGGTCTCCTCGCTGTCTGCCTGACCGTTCCGCAGTCACACCCCGGGCATCGCCGGACCCTCAGTGGTCCGCCGCGGTGCCCGGTGTTGTTGTGTCGTGCCGAAGAAGTCACACGCCAAGAAGCCGCACGCAGGGCGTGTGCCCGCGTGCGGCATCAGAATCGATCAACTGCGGGACCGCGTACGGCTTGACGCCGCCCCGCCCGTGGAACCGCTATTCGTAGCGACGCGTCGCCGACTGACGGATCCACTGCTGCTGGGCCTCGGCCCGCTCCACCCACGGCCGTTTGATCGGCGCCCCGCGCTCCCGGCTCACCATGCCGGGCAGACGCCTGGTCGCCTCGTCGGCTGGCCGCCGGTCTGCCCGTGGCGCCGACGCGTGCTCGACCAGCGGACGCGCCACAGCCGGCGCCCTGACCGGAACCGGCGTCGCGGCCGGTGTCAGCGAACCGGCGATCAGATCGTTGAGCTTGACCATGATGGCCACCGTGACCGGCAGCACGATCACGC from Paractinoplanes brasiliensis encodes the following:
- a CDS encoding MOSC domain-containing protein — its product is MQTSQGSVTSVSRNEQYSFTKPVHDQIVLVAGLGIEGDSHSGVHVRHRSRVRVDPAQPNLRQVHLIHEELFDEVATKGYEVRPGNLGENVTTRGIDLLGLPVGTVLRFGPPSAHSGDTAGGGVPGGGVESGASGDSAGGGSGPDDGGAAHGGVLDAVLAAAEAATLDEPTARAAAAVRAAVERETGLDPRPALVVAGLRNPCAQINGLRPGLLKELVGQDDEGNVVRKGGIMTVVLRGGPVRPGDPITAELPPGPHAPLERV
- a CDS encoding DUF4240 domain-containing protein, with amino-acid sequence MRTDDFWAVISRATADRPASPADVAERAAADLATRDPDEIVAWGRHLDKVMVASGTQDLWAAAYLINGGCGEEGFDSFRGWLIAHGRDAVARSVKSPDSLADVPVVRAAAETGAVFEAEEVLSIAAEAYARATGSPMPEGERPVTRPEAAELWDFDNEEEIQRRLPKLSALFLAPPE
- a CDS encoding phosphotransferase family protein, whose amino-acid sequence is MRSISLPDVPYGATAVRPDWSDLPEGVRRAVSSRLGAPVVEARSAGGGFTRAFAALVTTSSGLTGFVKAAPLPDPTSDWYAREAYITSRLPPEVAAPRPLWTMVESDYFVLCLEPVNGHVPALPWSPPELDAALEAWSSAAQALATPSRELLEAGVPALPDILRREFSWWSEIAAGREPMPRTAHGTVAPTRLAHLARLEQQLPELVAGEALMHGDLRVDNVLIDRSGRARLCDWTWPARGAAWFDTVTLLVTAFASGLDADAYLDGWNAPAEGVDGALAAMAGYWLVRADGGPSSASPHSRQHQRFSGEQALAWLADRRGW
- the rpsT gene encoding 30S ribosomal protein S20, coding for MANIKSQIKRNRQNEKARLRNKSVKSSLKTVIRKLNEASEAGDVQTATTLLRDASRQLDKAASKGVIHKNQAANRKSAIAKRVSSLSA